The genomic region GAGCTGCTGCGCGAGGAGGGACGCCGGATGGATCTGCCCGACGGCCATGTCGACGGGCTGGTGCGGCGGCTCGCCCGGGCCGGGCTCCTCGACGATGCACGGGGCGGCGGGCCGGCCGCCGACGCCCTGCGGCGGAAGAAGGAGGCCCTCGACCGGCTGCGTCCCGACCTTGCGTCCCTGTCCCTGACCACCTCCGACCCGGGCGACGCGATGCGGCATCTGGCCGCCCGGCGCTCGCAGCGCGTGCAGGTGCGGGGCGCGGGCCGGGTGGGTGCCGTGCTGGCGTCGCTGCTGTCGGGGGCGGGTGTGGGCGAGGTCGACGTGCGCGACGGCGGCCGTGTGGAGCCCTGGGACGTCGCTCCGGGCGGGCTCCCCGCGGAGGCCGTCGGCGACCGCAGGGACGAGTCGGCCCGCCGGGCCGTGCGCCGCGCGGCCCCGGACCGGCCGCCGCGCCGCACGGCAGCCCGGACATCCCCGGCGGAAGGCGACCCGGGCTTCTCGCTGGTGATCGTCGCCCCACGCGACGATGTCGCCGTGCACGCGCCCGACCCGTCGGCCGCCGAACCCCTGATGTCCTCCGGGACACCCCATCTGTACGCCGGGGTCGTGGAGGGGACCGGGGTGGTCGGCCCGCTCGTCCTGCCCGGGGAGACGGGCTGCGCGGGGTGTCTGCACG from Streptomyces chartreusis NRRL 3882 harbors:
- a CDS encoding TOMM precursor leader peptide-binding protein is translated as MHPMVKPALRRGWRDLNTVQFGMTPAHAMTLGPMDLATGSFLDLLNGTRGLELLREEGRRMDLPDGHVDGLVRRLARAGLLDDARGGGPAADALRRKKEALDRLRPDLASLSLTTSDPGDAMRHLAARRSQRVQVRGAGRVGAVLASLLSGAGVGEVDVRDGGRVEPWDVAPGGLPAEAVGDRRDESARRAVRRAAPDRPPRRTAARTSPAEGDPGFSLVIVAPRDDVAVHAPDPSAAEPLMSSGTPHLYAGVVEGTGVVGPLVLPGETGCAGCLHESRTDRDPAWPRLVAQWRSGGQRQVRPCDLTLATTVAGLAAAHALTFLDGRVPSSAGARWEVTVPGLHWHARPVRAHPACPCGTAERGKREHPSEDGESHETMAVQRPSAQCRKAAAKRPAGTWRAHV